A portion of the Falco naumanni isolate bFalNau1 chromosome 9, bFalNau1.pat, whole genome shotgun sequence genome contains these proteins:
- the ANXA8L1 gene encoding annexin A8-like protein 1 — protein MAWWRAWNEAEGKSTIGALNFDPVPDAQTLYKAMKGLGTDEQAIIDVLTKRSNRQRQEIAKSFKGQFGKDLIESLKSELSGNFERLIVALMYTPFKYDAKELYDAMKGVGTSEDVIIEILASRTKSQIKEIIKAYKEEYGSDLEEDIKSETSGHFEQILVCLLQGERDNATLYVDTALALQDAETLYAAGEKIRGTDEMQFITILCSRSATHLLKVFEEYQKLAGKSIEDSIQSETHGSLEDAMLAIVKCTRNVHCYFAERLYHALKGAGTDDGTLIRVIVSRSEVDLNLIKPEFKRMAGKSLSSMILDDTSGDYKTALLNLCGSD, from the exons AATGAAGCAGAGGGCAAGTCCACGATAGGTGCTTTAAACTTTGATCCCGTACCTGATGCCCAGACTCTGTACAAGGCCATGAAAGGGCTTG GGACTGATGAACAGGCTATAATTGATGTCCTAACCAAGAGGAGCAATAGGCAGCGTCAGGAGATTGCCAAATCCTTCAAAGGACAGTTTGGAAAG GACCTGATTGAAAGCCTGAAGTCTGAACTGAGTGGCAACTTTGAGAGGCTCATTGTAGCTCTCATGTACACCCCGTTCAAGTATGATGCCAAGGAGCTCTATGATGCCATGAAG GGTGTGGGAACAAGTGAAGATGTTATCATAGAGATCCTGGCATCCCGGACAAAATCTCAGATCAAAGAGATAATCAAGGCCTACAAAGAAG AATATGGTTCTGATCTTGAGGAAGACATAAAATCGGAAACAAGTGGTCACTTCGAACAGATCCTGGTTTGCCTTCTTCAG GGTGAGAGGGACAATGCCACTCTCTATGTGGACACAGCGCTGGCTCTCCAGGATGCAGAG ACTCTCTATGCTGCTGGGGAGAAGATACGGGGCACTGATGAGATGCAGTTCATCACCATCTTGTGCTCAAGGAGTGCCACTCACTTGCTTAAAG TGTTTGAAGAATACCAGAAACTGGCCGGTAAGAGCATAGAGGACTCTATCCAGAGTGAAACTCATGGCTCGCTTGAGGATGCCATGCTGGCTATTG TGAAATGCACCAGGAACGTCCATTGCTACTTTGCAGAGCGGCTGTACCATGCGTTAAAG GGGGCTGGCACCGATGATGGGACCCTTATAAGAGTGATTGTTTCTCGGAGTGAAGTTGACCTAAATCTTATAAAGCCAGAATTCAAGCGTATGGCAGGAAAATCTCTCTCCAGTATGATTCTG gaTGACACCAGCGGTGATTACAAGACAGCTTTGCTGAATCTCTGTGGCAGTGACTGA